In Chelonia mydas isolate rCheMyd1 chromosome 7, rCheMyd1.pri.v2, whole genome shotgun sequence, the sequence TCCCCATTGGCTGTTAGCAATATGGGGCTTATGAAACACACTTGAGTCTTTCCAATTCCATCTAACAGAGGACAGTGGCACTTTCTGTCATGCACATGAGCACGCACTCTCTATGCTAACAAACTATTTCTTGCGCTGCCCCCGAATTGATGGTTCTAAGGGGAAGGGAGTTTATTGTAACCACGAGTGGTCTTTTACCCAGCTCCAAAGCCCCTTTTAAGCCAGAGCTAAGAAGGGCTTGGCCTCAGAAGCTGATGGAAGTTGTTGGGGTGGGATCTCTGAAAAAGTGAGTGGCTCTGGAAATCCAGAGAGCAATTTATTTCTCTTAGCTGGGAGggctggtgggggcggggcaggaggtggAGATGGGAAAAGTAAGAGTCCTAAAGGGGCAGGCTGAGGTGTGGAGATGCAAATGCCTGAGCTAGATATAGCACCTGGGAGAGCTTGCAGCAGGATACCATGACTCGGGAGCTGCCCAACAGGACCCTGGTGCAAGACAGCTGCTAACACCCTCTGCTGCGGACTTCCTGCCAGCCAAGCACAGATGGTAGGATACACTCCTGGCTGGGGGGAATTGAAGGGGGCAGAAAGCTGGGGTCTGAGCTGCACTGAAGGCAGAGCAAATTCCTGGGTCCTTTCAATCCTTGAGGCAGGAGGAGTTTGTAGGTGAAGAGAGAATAGTCATTAGAGGGAACAGTCGAAGGCTCACAGGCTTGTGCTAGCCAACTTGGCTCCCAGAGgggggactagaacccaggatgcccagcccactgctctaaccactagactctcTCCCAGAGTTACTGATAGAatctaggagtcctgactcccaatccctgCATACTAGTCAATGCACCTTTGATCATTGCTCTTTTGATTTGCAAGAGAAATTGAGTTGAAAGAGCTTGCTATAGCGAAAAGGAAAATCTATTTTACTGTATTTGCTGTTAAGTTTTACTCCAGGTAGAACTGTACAAATCTGagtgggcacaagcaaacaatacgtGCTTTAATTGGACTAAATCGATTACTtgatgagggactctatcctgggaagttgcggctctgaaaaagatttgtggggTGTGGtgtggtggagaatcagctgaatgggagctcccagtgcgatgctgtggccaaaagggctaatgtgatacTTGGATTCACAGAGCGGGGAATCTCgaatagaagtagagaggttattttgtctctctatttggcactagcGTGGCGAGAACACCCTGTTCTGGTTCCACAGTTCACGAAGGATGTGGATAAagtgcagagggttcagagaagagccacaagaaggattaaaaggaggacttgtggcaccttagagatgaacaaatttatttgagcataagctttcgtgagctacagctcagttcatcggatgcattcgatgaagtgagctgtagctcacgaaagcttatgctcaaataaatttgttcatctctaaggtgccacaagtcctccttttctttttgcggatacagactaacacggctgctactctgaaagaagaattaaaggattagaaaacctgggtgacagtgagagactcaaggagctcaatctacctagcttatcaaagagaaggtgaagggggggacttgatcacagtctagcAGTACCGACATGGGAAACAAACATGGAATAATGGGCTCCtgagtctagcagagaaagactggaaagaaggtgcacatttttatcagtgaagataattaaccactggaactagTTCCCCAGGGCagaggtggattttccatcatggaccatttaaaatcaagattggatatttttctaaaagatctgctctaggaatgattttggggaagttctctggcctgtgctgtacaggggGTCAggacagatgatcacaatggtcccttctagccttggaatctatgaacctgagtgtgtggggaggggggataggGACAGCCCAGATTCTGAAGCTTGGTCTATGGCCTTTGCCTCAGCACATCCCAGTCTCTTCTGTTCCCAAAGGCTAGAGCCCTTCCACTCAAGAAGGATCCCCATTAGCAGTATAGGAGATAGGACACACAGCTCAGAGGTTCAGattccagccagcagagggtAGCTGTGCACACATGCATACATGTGCACACCATTCTAATCAGAGCAGTCCCTTCGCTCCCACCTCCTGCTGCCCTGATTCTGTACCCTGAGCATGTGCCATTCCCGTTGCAGAGCCCATGCACCATGCCGTCCTGCCATGCTGTCATCATCATCTCCCTGCTGCTGATCCTTATGGCTTCCCCATGCTGGAGCTATGAGGCCATCGGGCCGGGATGCCATCTGCACCGTAAGgacagaggaggggggaaatggagcGGTGTCAGGGCTGAATATGGCACCAGGGAGCCAGGATCTCCCTAACCCTGGATCTGATGTTGACCCCCTCCCCGGGGACTCCTGAAATTGCTGCATTTTACAGTctgggaaactgatgcacagcaGGGGGAAGTGACTTGGCCCTGAGGTCAAGCATAGTCTGTGacagaatcaggaatagaacccaggaatctcTAACCACTatagctccctgccccccacagttGACTTTTGCACACCTGTACTTTAAGGGATGCTCATGGCTGTAAACCCACTTGAGTGTTCGGTGCAGGGGATGGGTCTTTTGGATCCTAAAGTTGCCAGTTCAAATCCCAAGCAAGTAGGGTCCTTCCTGCTCTGTGGGCCTGGTGTGGAATGAGTTAGTTGGCTCTCTGCCCAGCCCCTAGCTCATCAGCACAGAGGTTGAGGGCTGGCCAGGCCATGAAGACTGAACTCTCCTCTGTCTCCATAGCATTTGATGTAACCATCAAGAGCGACCGCCGTGGGACCTGCCGTGGGACCCATGTGGTTCAGGCCTGTGTGGGCTACTGCGAATCCAGTGCCTTCCCCTCCAAGTACTCCGTCCTGCTGGCCAGCAGCTTCAAACACAACATCACCTCTGTGTCCCAGTGCTGCACCATCAGCAAGATGCAGAAGGTGAGCGGGGCTGGGGGATATGCCATAGATCCTGCCCCACAGTGTGGGCCCAGGCTGGTATGAGTCTTCCCACAAACTCAGCCAGACTGGGAGACACGGGGCTCCCGTGTGCATGCAAGAGCTGGGATGATAGATAGAAGCAAGAGAGAGGGGGCTCATTTCGAGGATACACAGGTATGGGGGAATCCAGTAGCTCCCCAATGATTCACCAGATCCCAGAGACAGCAGCTGGGATCGAAGCACATAGGGGAAGCTGGATGGACACAGCAGGGCCGATTCTCAGCTACTTTGGGGATTTGGTGCACGCTACAGCCACACGAGTGATGTGACTGGCAGAGGTGCAGCGCACCCTGGTCCGGCACAGCGCTCACGAGGGGGGATCTTCAGCGCTGGCTGGAATCTCAGGGCTACTCTGTGGCCCTTTCAGAATCCATCCCTGCCAGTCAGTGTGGCGTTAAAAGGGCTCTGCTCCTAGGAAGGGGCGTGGCCAGAATGCAACATTCTCTGGCTATTCTCTGCCCCCAAGGGATCATGGGAAGTGGCACCCGCTCTAACTTGCACCAGGGCCTGGAATTCAGGGTGGGCACCGGGGGTGGGCACCAGTCCCTCtctcaccctcccatccccctgccacaGATCAAAGTCCGCCTGCAATGCCGGGCCATCCGCCACGAAGAGATAGAGATCTTCACTGCCAAGAGCTGCCAGTGCGACATGTGCCGCCTCTCCCGATACTGACTCGGCCAGAGAAGCCCTCTCCTGCGACACCCAGGAACCCACAGCCTGGGCTTGTCTAGAACTGTGCATATTAACATGTGTCAGCAGGGGCCACTGCAGTCCACACCAAGCTTGCTTTGCCACCACGAGAGGGCACCCCGGCTGCTCCCAGCTTTACCGAGAGCTTCAATTTGccagtttgctgctgctgctgtaggtTTGTCTTTGCAAACAGATACCATTAGCAGTCAGCCCCCAGCCGGAACAAACCGCAGAGCCAGGCTCCCCAACCCAAGTAGGGCTGTAAATGGGTGTTGCCTGTACGCTGGGCCTAGTCAGAGAAATTCATGggctcctttcccctctgctgtgTTGCCAAGAAGCCAATACCTGACCTCAGGTTAATGTAtctggctagagcaggggtgggcaaactttttggccttagggctacattggggttgcaaaactatatagagggccaggtagggaaggctgtgcctccccaaacagcctggcccctgccccctatctgccccctcccacttcccactccctgactgcccccctcagaatccctgactcatccaacccccctcctccttgtcaggagctcaggggccgggcaggatggtcccgcgggccggatgtagcctgcgggccgtagtttgcccacttctgggcTAGAGCATAAAATatgttccttcctgaccctagaGAAGAGATCAGCTCATACCTTGGCCCCTGAGAGTTGATTGTCATTCGCAGGAAAGATCCCTCCATGAGTAGAACATGACTGAATGCTGACCCCATAACAAACGGAACCCTTTAAGACCCCTTTATTTACCAAGCAGAGCATCCTAGTACAGAACCAGAACCTAGGCCTCCTAGGGAGTCTATGGAAGGAAAGTGGGTTCCCATTGCTCATTTTTATATGGGAgtgccagaggcagagccagagaCATAGCTTGAGCCTGCACACATCTGACTTCACCCACACCTGGTAAAAGGCCAGTTGGAGCTGGTATAGGGCGTAGTGTAGTGGGGTAGCCAGAGGGCTGTGTTTTATACACTGGCGATATGGGGTCTAGTTgttctgacctgctgtgtgaccatgcATATGTTCTTTCTTCTTACTGTGCTTCCCATCATTTGCTCTCCCATCATTTGCCTGTTTCGACTGTGAGCTCTTTAAGGCAAGAACTCCCTTTCACTCTGTCTGTGCTCCCTgatgggggccctgatcttggtcaagTTGCCGAGACTCTAATATGAATAACAACACTGCGTTGGGGCCAAGGCTACCTGTGCTTCCGCTCTCTGGCTGAGTGCTGTAGTATGTGAGCTAGTAAAATAAATGATCTTGCTGAAGAAACTTCAACTTGCCCAGCAGTTTCTGTGCCAAACAAACCTTTCCAGCTGGGCTGCTTAAAGGTGTCAGGCCCAGCTGCTAAAATTaagcagcactttaaaaaaaaatcccactcatCTTGGATCACCTACAGTCTTGGTGACCAGGAGTTCTGCTGGCTGCAAGAAGCAGCATCTCCTCTTGGTTCTCACGTCATAGGTGTTAAATCCCTAGATGGGTTCTGTACAAGTCATAGAAATAggcagggccaaattcagcctcaGACCATGGCCCCACCAGGGAATAGTGTTACACCAGGGAGCCAGTCTGCGTAGGAAGAGGCAGAAAGGGCCAGTGGCCAAAGCCCAGACCGTGAACAATTAGAAGATAAGAATTCAGTCTcagctttggggggtgggggtgggggtgggagtgaatCTAGGGGTTATAGTGTGGGGTTTTGGGTTCTATTGCTCGCTCTGTGAGGGGAATGAGGTCtaggggctagtggttagagcagagagggactgagaaccaggactcctgggttctattctcaatGCTGAGAGAGGAGTGGAATCTAATGGGTTAGAGCCAGAGGggttgggaatcaggactccagggttctatccctggttctgggaggggagtggggtctagtggggtaGAGCAAGTGAAGAGGGGAGCCAGAACTCATGGGTTCTATTGTAGTCTCACCATGTGACTGTTGTCACTCAGTGCCTCCGTTTCCCCCTCTTTAAAACAGGGATAGCAACCTTCATTGCACTGGTGCAAAGGTTATCATCatcagaggagggaaggggactctgggctgggataGCCTCTTGCTGAGCTGATGCCCTAGACCCACAGTCTGGTTGTGTAAAGGGCCTCATCTCCCAGCCTGGTGTGTAGGTGGTTCAGAAGTCTGAtctggagcccccaccccactcccaatgTGCTCAAGCCATTGTGTTCCCAAGCCAGGAACCACTTGGCCTTCAAGGAAAGCTCTACTCTGCACacgtggtgggggtgagggcatGGGGTTGTGGCAGAGGGGGACTAGACATGGGAGCATGGGGCAGAGACCAGGGTGGGGCTGATTTCTGTGTCAAGGAACCTGACTCCAGCTAGGAAACTTTATTCTGATTAGAGAACACTAGGAGACCTGCCCCTCCAAAGGCTCTTTCCCACACACAGCTGCTATCAGTCCAGGCCACTCCTGCAGGGGCAGCAACAAGCCACAGAGGGCATGATCAATGGAGATCCCTGCAGGTCCATGAGCggctggcagctgctgccctgctggGGCATCCAGGCTAGGAAGAATTCAAAGCCTTCACCGCTGGCCCATGGTAGGGACCCGCTGCCTCACTGGTCCATGGGGGCAGGTGCTCCTGCTGGCTGGTAGACAGACATACTTGCAGGGGCAACTCATTGGCTGCCCAATGGGGAAGGCAACGCCCGCTCTGGAAGCCTGCTGGTCAATTGGAAGTGGTCTGCCTACTGAAGACGTATTTGTGGCTTGAATCTCAACACCATGCCTCCATTTTCCCAGCACCCTCCAGGGGCAGAGTCCCACAGGTTCCCCACCTCTGCTT encodes:
- the GPHA2 gene encoding glycoprotein hormone alpha-2; this translates as MSPCTMPSCHAVIIISLLLILMASPCWSYEAIGPGCHLHPFDVTIKSDRRGTCRGTHVVQACVGYCESSAFPSKYSVLLASSFKHNITSVSQCCTISKMQKIKVRLQCRAIRHEEIEIFTAKSCQCDMCRLSRY